The genome window TAAATCATAGCATTAATTTAATGTCCAGATACAAAAAAGAGAAAAATCTAGCCTATAATCTAGTGGATAAGACTATTGCAGACCTATAGTCTTTCTTTTTTTAGTATTTCGGAACGATCGTACCAAAATAAACAAAAGGATTGATAAAATTGATTAAAAAAACAAATTTTCTAATTTTCATTTTGGCAATTAGTTGCGGATCACTTGCTGCTAATATTTACTATGCTCAACCAATCGTACAGTTCATTGCAAAAGATCTAAACATCTCTTCTAATTTATCAGGATTGCTCACTACTTTGACCCAAATTGGATATGGATTGGGATTATTTTTTATTGTTCCAATGGCTGACTTATTTAAAAGCAAAAAAATAATTACTATTCTGATCGGGCTAACCGTTATTTCATTAATTGGTACACTGATTTCTTCTAATGGAATTGTCTTTTTGTTATTAACAATCATCATTGGTATTGGGGCCTGTGCAGCTCAAATATTAGTTCCACTAACTATAAGGATTGTACCTGTTGGGGAGACAGGTAAATATGTAGGTAAAGTGATGAGTGGTTTATTGATTGGAATTATGATTGCTCGTCCACTATCTATCGGAATAACTGAATGGTACGGCTGGAGAATGGTTTTTCTATTTTCATTAATAATCCTTGTTGCTGTATTACTGATTATTTTAAAATTTTTGCCTAATTATGAAGTTGTATCAAATAGTAATATGTCATATTCCAATTTAATTGCTTCTATGGTGAAGCTGCTAATAAATACTTCTCCTTTACAACAAAGAGCATTTTATCACGCATGTTTATTTGCAACATTTAGCCTTTATTGGACGGTACTCCCAATTTTATTAAGGTCGGAACCATTAGATTTTTCAAATAATGAAATTGCATTAATTGGATTTGTTGCAATTGCTGGTGCTTTATTAACTCCTACTATTGGTAAACTAGCAGATAAAGGCTATATTTTTGCAATGACTAATGTATCAATGGCACTCGTTCTATTATCTATCGTACTATTATTTTTTGTTCAAGATCATTCACCATTGAGTATAATTCTGATCTTAATTTCAGGCATTAGCATCGATGTTGGGG of Niallia circulans contains these proteins:
- a CDS encoding MFS transporter, which translates into the protein MIKKTNFLIFILAISCGSLAANIYYAQPIVQFIAKDLNISSNLSGLLTTLTQIGYGLGLFFIVPMADLFKSKKIITILIGLTVISLIGTLISSNGIVFLLLTIIIGIGACAAQILVPLTIRIVPVGETGKYVGKVMSGLLIGIMIARPLSIGITEWYGWRMVFLFSLIILVAVLLIILKFLPNYEVVSNSNMSYSNLIASMVKLLINTSPLQQRAFYHACLFATFSLYWTVLPILLRSEPLDFSNNEIALIGFVAIAGALLTPTIGKLADKGYIFAMTNVSMALVLLSIVLLFFVQDHSPLSIILILISGISIDVGVSGNLLLGQKVIFSLNPEERNRLNGLYMTIFFLGGAFGSWIGSYSYYKFNSEVPLLIGTALPLIALLVHLIKNNTINIAKNNSKNIS